From one Triticum aestivum cultivar Chinese Spring chromosome 4B, IWGSC CS RefSeq v2.1, whole genome shotgun sequence genomic stretch:
- the LOC123090011 gene encoding F-box/FBD/LRR-repeat protein At5g22660-like, with protein MASSCDSSPTMIIIRRRQVVSPEDLYARQMLDRTLQWRKGEKNQWTPSGPDGLSALPDDAIRHVIGFLPARDAVQTSALALGWRDHWTSMHSLLFTPVAGSVTVAGLKRLVGRLLLDLRAPLDECVIDVKGFWQLHSEFNSLIRHAVSECQVRTLTVSLVDTHRTIYGQPLVSTHLARLELRHVTMPAECTVLDFSSCTALEDLVISCSQIYANKLSSPSLKRLKIEECWLFPKGSPTCISAPNIVSLKLDDIRITTPRLERMPLLETASVRLGGSWPLNCKHRVARRCCGVCEGCIEFHLMELRSFSSATHLELTAPNVKFTVLRCPTFSKLKSLSLNDWCVTDDLSALIRILEHSPVLEKLTLQLNEGSQESYNAVEQLRTISRCLKVVEIKCMMVDNRRNFEDIQSV; from the exons ATGGCTTCGTCTTGTGATTCTTCTCCAACAATGATCATCATCCGCCGACGCCAGGTGGTGTCGCCGGAAG ACTTGTACGCCCGCCAGATGCTCGACAGAACGCTTCAGTGGAGAAAGGGCGAAAAAAACCAGTGGACACCGAGCGGCCCTGATGGCCTCAGCGCCCTCCCGGACGACGCCATCCGCCACGTGATCGGCTTCCTGCCGGCGCGAGACGCCGTGCAGACGAGCGCGCTCGCCCTGGGCTGGCGCGACCATTGGACGTCCATGCACAGCCTCCTCTTTACACCGGTTGCCGGGTCGGTGACCGTCGCTGGGCTGAAGAGGCTAGTAGGCCGCCTGTTGCTCGATCTACGAGCGCCTCTTGATGAATGTGTTATCGATGTCAAAGGATTCTGGCAACTCCACAGCGAATTCAACAGCCTGATTCGGCATGCCGTGTCCGAGTGCCAGGTTCGAACTCTCACAGTCAGTCTGGTAGACACGCACAGAACAATATATGGGCAGCCTCTCGTTTCCACGCACTTGGCAAGATTGGAGCTTCGCCATGTAACAATGCCAGCAGAATGTACGGTTCTTGATTTTTCAAGCTGCACGGCGCTGGAGGATCTTGTGATTTCTTGCTCTCAGATCTATGCTAACAAGCTCTCGTCCCCATCCTTGAAGCGTCTCAAGATTGAGGAATGCTGGTTGTTTCCAAAGGGCTCCCCAACTTGTATTTCTGCCCCCAATATTGTTTCACTGAAACTGGATGATATCCGTATTACAACTCCTCGCCTTGAGCGCATGCCATTGCTAGAAACTGCAAGTGTCAGGCTTGGCGGCAGCTGGCCTTTGAACTGTAAACATCGTGTTGCCCGGCGCTGTTGCGGTGTATGCGAGGGTTGCATAGAATTCCACTTAATGGAGCTCCGAAGTTTCTCGAGTGCTACGCATCTGGAGTTAACAGCTCCCAATGTGAAG TTTACTGTTTTGAGATGCCCAACATTTAGCAAGTTAAAGAGTCTGTCGCTAAATGACTGGTGTGTGACAGATGACTTATCTGCATTAATTCGCATTCTTGAGCACTCTCCAGTTCTAGAGAAGCTCACTCTTCAACTAAATGAG GGATCACAGGAAAGTTACAATGCAGTGGAGCAACTGCGCACAATATCTCGATGCCTTAAAGTAGTTGAAATCAAATGTATGATGGTTGATAACAGACGAAATTTTGAAGATATTCAGTCCGTTTGA